The Longimicrobium sp. genomic interval TTCGATGCGCCGCGCGAGCTGGTGTTCCAGGCATACACGCAGCCCGAGCACCTGACGCAGTGGTACGGGCCGAACGGGTTCACCATCACCACGTACGAGCACGACTGCCGCGTGGGCGGAAGGTGGCGGTTCATGATGCACGGGCCGGACGGGAAGGATTGGCCCAACCGTATAGAGTACCGCGAGGTGGTGCGCCCCGAACGCCTGGTGTACGACCATGGCAGCGACGTGGACAACGATCCCGACCAGTTCCACGTGACGATCACCTTCGACGACGAAGGCGGCAGAACGCGCCTCACCTCGCGCATGGTGTTCCGCACCAGCGAGCAGCGCGACGTGAAGACCAGCTTCGGCGCGGTGGAGCTCGGCAATCAGACGCTGGCGCGCCTGGCGGAGCACCTGAAAACCATGCGGCCGAGCTGACGCTCCCTTCTCGGCAACGACGATCGAAGTGCCCCCCTCTCCCGCGCGGTTTGCGGGGGAGGGGCCGGGGGAGGGGGAACCACCTGTCGATCCCACGCCCTCTCGTTCGACGTATCGGTAGCAGGCCAGCAGGCGCCTGATCCGCGCCGAACCCGAGCGAACGAGTGCCACCATGACCCAGCGAACCGCCGATCTCCCGCGGGCCCTCCCCGCCCTGCTGCGCCCCTGCCCGTTCTGCGGAGGCCCGGCGGCGCTCGAACCCGATCCGTGGCTCAGCGAAAGCCTGCGCATCACCTGCGGAACCGCTGGATGCCAGGTGAAGCCCAGTACCGAGTATCTGCTGCCCTGCTTTACCGACGAGCTGTGCGCCGCATGGAACGGCAGGCCATCCATTGAGGGCGCGCGATGAGCGCCGGTTCGGCGGATAGCGATCTGCCCGCCGGCATTGGCAGGCCCGCGCACCGGGCGCTCGCCGCGGTCGGCTACACGCGGCTGGACCAGCTCGCCGGACGGAGCGCGAGAGACCTGCTGAAGCTGCACGGGATGGGACCCAAGGCCCTCGGCCTAATCCGCATCGCCCTTGCAGAGCGCGGCCAATCTCTCGATGATTGACCACGCGCCCAATCACCCGCCGAAGCCCACCCCATGAACGACGATACGACAGCGGATCTGGTCCGCCG includes:
- a CDS encoding SRPBCC family protein, whose protein sequence is MTTAQAAGTAATGTEDREIVLTRVFDAPRELVFQAYTQPEHLTQWYGPNGFTITTYEHDCRVGGRWRFMMHGPDGKDWPNRIEYREVVRPERLVYDHGSDVDNDPDQFHVTITFDDEGGRTRLTSRMVFRTSEQRDVKTSFGAVELGNQTLARLAEHLKTMRPS